A single Paenibacillus kribbensis DNA region contains:
- a CDS encoding NAD(P)/FAD-dependent oxidoreductase, giving the protein MIYDVIVIGGGSAGLMAAAAASAGDAKVLLLEKGNKLGRKLGISGGGRCNVTNAKELDELIRHIPGNGRFLHSALAAFGNRNIIAFFEEMGIALKEEDNGRMFPVTDKAKTVVDALVNKVRAQGVDIRTSCPVQEVIYKEGHTAGVRLRSGEILRSRSVIVAVGGKSVPHTGSEGDGYAWAEQAGHTITELYPTEVPLTSGETFIQTKELQGLSLRNISLTVWNAKQKKVVVHEGDMIFTHFGLSGPTALRCSQFVVKGMKKDKTSTVLLTLDLQPHKHADEVYRETLELAAADAKKAIKNVLKPYVPERLIPLLLQQAGLREDLTYDHIPKQQWEELAHRIKAFPIRVNGTLSLKEAFVTGGGVNLKEINPKTMESKLMPGLFFCGEILDIHGYTGGYNITAAFTTGHTAGTQAALNEML; this is encoded by the coding sequence ATGATATACGACGTTATTGTGATCGGAGGCGGCTCGGCCGGATTAATGGCCGCTGCGGCAGCCAGCGCTGGGGACGCCAAGGTGCTTTTACTGGAAAAAGGGAATAAACTCGGGCGCAAGCTCGGTATTTCCGGTGGAGGACGCTGCAATGTCACCAATGCAAAAGAGCTGGACGAGCTAATCCGGCACATCCCCGGAAATGGCCGTTTTCTGCACAGTGCACTGGCGGCTTTCGGGAATCGGAATATCATCGCCTTTTTTGAGGAGATGGGTATTGCCTTAAAGGAAGAGGACAACGGGCGTATGTTTCCAGTGACGGACAAAGCGAAAACGGTTGTCGATGCTTTGGTCAACAAAGTACGTGCTCAAGGGGTCGACATTCGCACAAGCTGTCCCGTACAAGAGGTTATTTACAAAGAAGGTCATACGGCTGGCGTACGGCTGCGTTCCGGGGAAATCCTGCGCAGCCGTAGCGTCATTGTAGCCGTAGGAGGCAAGTCTGTCCCGCATACAGGCTCGGAAGGTGACGGCTATGCTTGGGCCGAGCAAGCCGGGCACACGATTACGGAGCTCTATCCAACGGAAGTTCCGTTGACGTCAGGCGAGACGTTTATCCAGACGAAGGAGCTTCAGGGACTATCCCTGCGCAATATCAGCCTGACCGTATGGAATGCGAAGCAAAAGAAGGTTGTCGTCCACGAAGGAGATATGATTTTCACACATTTTGGCCTGTCCGGCCCAACCGCTTTGCGGTGCAGTCAATTTGTCGTAAAAGGAATGAAAAAGGATAAGACCAGCACGGTACTGCTGACGCTTGATTTGCAGCCTCACAAGCATGCTGATGAAGTCTACCGCGAAACGCTGGAACTGGCAGCAGCCGATGCTAAAAAGGCGATCAAAAATGTGCTTAAACCTTATGTACCGGAACGCTTGATTCCATTATTGCTCCAGCAAGCCGGGCTGCGTGAGGATTTAACGTACGATCATATTCCCAAGCAGCAATGGGAGGAGCTCGCTCATCGTATCAAGGCGTTTCCAATCCGCGTGAACGGTACACTCTCTCTGAAGGAAGCTTTTGTTACCGGGGGCGGCGTGAATTTGAAGGAGATCAATCCAAAAACAATGGAGTCCAAGCTGATGCCCGGATTGTTTTTCTGCGGTGAGATTTTGGATATTCATGGCTACACTGGTGGCTATAACATTACAGCGGCTTTTACAACGGGGCACACAGCAGGAACGCAAGCGGCTTTAAACGAGATGCTGTAG
- the nadE gene encoding ammonia-dependent NAD(+) synthetase: MSLQEQIIAELGVQPTINVEAEVRKRVDFLKSYVTKTGSKGLLIAISGGIDSAVATALCKQATDELTKEQGEEYKTLGVFQPYGTQEDIEHSYAVAKAFDLKYAGETNIKEAVDKVAVEVEHTLKDIGLERSVTPQVRGNVKARTRMVVQYALANELNLLVVGTDHASEAITGFYTKWGDGAVDITPLSTLNKRQVRLLASYLGVPQAILDKAPTAGLWEGQTDEKELGISYEANSDYLEGKEIDPAAREKLESFFLRTAHKRTSIPGI; the protein is encoded by the coding sequence ATGAGTTTGCAGGAACAGATTATTGCTGAATTGGGAGTACAGCCTACGATTAATGTAGAGGCAGAGGTCCGCAAGCGCGTAGATTTCCTCAAATCGTATGTAACGAAAACCGGAAGCAAAGGGCTGCTGATCGCCATCAGTGGCGGGATTGACAGTGCTGTAGCGACTGCCTTGTGCAAGCAGGCTACAGATGAGTTGACGAAGGAGCAAGGGGAAGAGTACAAAACGCTGGGTGTGTTCCAGCCATATGGCACGCAGGAGGATATTGAGCACAGCTACGCGGTTGCCAAAGCGTTCGACCTGAAATATGCCGGGGAAACGAACATTAAGGAAGCGGTGGACAAGGTTGCCGTGGAAGTGGAGCATACGCTGAAGGACATCGGTCTTGAACGTTCCGTTACTCCGCAAGTGAGAGGAAATGTAAAGGCAAGAACACGTATGGTGGTTCAGTACGCACTCGCAAATGAGCTGAATCTGCTCGTCGTTGGTACAGATCACGCTTCAGAAGCCATCACAGGCTTTTATACGAAATGGGGCGATGGTGCAGTCGATATTACACCGCTTAGCACGCTGAACAAGCGCCAGGTGCGTTTGCTGGCCAGCTATCTTGGAGTTCCGCAGGCTATTTTGGACAAAGCGCCTACAGCAGGATTGTGGGAAGGCCAGACGGATGAAAAAGAGCTGGGTATCTCCTACGAAGCTAACAGCGATTACCTGGAAGGCAAGGAAATTGACCCGGCGGCACGCGAAAAGCTGGAAAGCTTCTTCCTGCGTACAGCGCATAAGCGGACAAGCATTCCGGGGATTTAA
- a CDS encoding ribonuclease J, which translates to MLADNRLLIAALGGVNEIGKNMYFIQYDQDIVVIDCGSKFPDENLPGIDLIVPDVTYLLENQDKVRALIVTHGHEDHIGGIPYLLKQINIPVFGTKLTIELLKIKLKEHGLLRDAELHLINADSTIDIGTIQTSFFTTVHSIPDCLGVFFQTPEGNVVHTGDFKFDMSPVSGPFPDLHRMAEIGKKGVKVLLSESTNAERPGFTPSERLVGGHILDAFARAKQQVFISTFASNVNRVQQVIDAAVETGRKLVLLGRSMINVVSVAKELGFLHMPEDLLIEPGETERFPAEEIAVLCTGSQGEPMAALSRLANSLHPKIEVLPGDTVIIAAGAIPGNERNLSQVIDNLYVLGAQVIYGSGSSTGMHVSGHGSQEELKLMMTLMKPQYLIPIHGEFRMLYRHRQLAESVGIPMENVFIVRNGETIQIEEGRASLGPKVPAGNSLVDGLVTGDVGNIVLRDRKKLSSDGMLIIVMTLSKSEKQMLATPEVISRGFVYVRDSEDLMKQIHETIMSTVNELTEIEMSQWGLIKQMLKDNVGGFIYSQTKRRPMILPIIIEV; encoded by the coding sequence ATGCTTGCTGATAACAGATTACTCATTGCTGCTCTAGGCGGCGTGAATGAAATCGGGAAAAACATGTACTTCATCCAATACGATCAGGATATTGTCGTTATCGATTGTGGCTCCAAGTTTCCTGACGAAAATTTGCCTGGTATTGACCTCATTGTGCCGGATGTCACCTATTTGCTGGAAAATCAGGACAAAGTCAGAGCGCTCATCGTGACTCATGGGCATGAGGATCACATCGGGGGCATTCCTTATTTGCTGAAGCAAATCAATATTCCCGTATTTGGGACAAAGCTCACCATAGAATTGTTAAAGATTAAGCTAAAAGAGCACGGTCTTTTACGTGATGCTGAGCTTCATCTTATAAATGCGGATTCAACCATCGATATAGGCACGATCCAGACATCCTTTTTCACCACCGTTCACAGCATCCCGGATTGCCTGGGCGTCTTTTTTCAGACACCGGAAGGAAATGTGGTCCATACCGGCGATTTCAAATTCGATATGTCTCCCGTAAGCGGACCCTTTCCGGATCTTCATCGAATGGCCGAAATTGGAAAAAAAGGGGTGAAAGTGCTTCTCTCTGAAAGCACAAATGCAGAAAGGCCGGGATTTACACCTTCAGAACGTTTGGTTGGCGGGCATATTCTGGATGCATTCGCCAGAGCCAAGCAGCAGGTATTTATCTCCACATTCGCTTCCAATGTGAACCGTGTCCAGCAAGTCATTGACGCGGCTGTGGAAACAGGGCGCAAACTGGTTTTGCTCGGACGAAGCATGATTAATGTGGTATCGGTGGCCAAGGAACTGGGCTTCTTGCACATGCCAGAGGACTTATTAATTGAGCCGGGAGAAACAGAGCGGTTTCCAGCAGAAGAAATCGCAGTTTTATGTACAGGAAGTCAGGGTGAGCCTATGGCCGCATTGTCCCGTTTAGCCAATTCCCTGCATCCCAAAATCGAAGTTTTGCCCGGTGATACTGTCATTATTGCCGCGGGAGCGATACCCGGGAATGAGCGAAATCTTTCCCAGGTGATTGACAACCTGTATGTGCTGGGTGCCCAGGTTATTTATGGATCAGGCAGCTCCACTGGGATGCACGTATCCGGTCATGGCAGCCAGGAAGAACTGAAATTAATGATGACTTTGATGAAACCACAGTATTTGATCCCGATACATGGTGAATTCAGAATGCTGTATCGGCATCGTCAGCTAGCAGAGTCGGTGGGTATTCCCATGGAGAATGTATTCATCGTTCGTAATGGTGAGACCATTCAAATCGAAGAAGGAAGGGCATCCCTGGGCCCCAAGGTACCAGCCGGCAATAGTCTGGTTGATGGGCTGGTGACGGGTGACGTAGGCAATATTGTACTGCGGGACCGCAAAAAACTTTCTTCAGATGGAATGCTGATTATTGTGATGACCTTGAGCAAAAGCGAGAAGCAAATGCTCGCAACGCCAGAGGTCATTTCAAGGGGATTTGTATATGTCAGGGATTCCGAAGATCTCATGAAGCAAATCCACGAAACGATCATGTCCACAGTGAACGAGTTGACAGAAATCGAAATGAGTCAGTGGGGGCTGATCAAGCAAATGCTAAAGGATAATGTAGGCGGGTTTATTTACAGTCAGACCAAGAGAAGACCCATGATTTTACCTATCATTATTGAGGTTTAG
- a CDS encoding alpha/beta hydrolase family protein, whose amino-acid sequence MSETIVVEAGTHAGADAVIRASWFPAKKTAKSLLIIAHGYKGFKDWGMFPFIAEALSVNNHVITFNFSHNGVGEDLENFTELEKFARNTYSREQEDLDILLANLRARHEFRELPVFLLGHSRGAGSCFVYALDHPGEISGVISWNGVTDLDLFTLPQKEEMRTKGRSYVQNARTGQQLPLDVVILDDLEQNRSRFAIVDRLADSRLPAILIQGTEDSKRLREGSALLTSVRPDIEWVQIQGGNHTFNTVHPFQGSSLQLDQAITETRRFIEWITK is encoded by the coding sequence ATGTCAGAAACCATTGTGGTTGAAGCAGGTACCCATGCAGGAGCAGATGCGGTGATCCGGGCCTCCTGGTTTCCCGCCAAAAAAACAGCCAAAAGCCTGCTCATCATCGCTCATGGCTACAAGGGATTTAAGGATTGGGGCATGTTCCCCTTTATAGCAGAAGCATTAAGTGTGAACAATCATGTCATAACCTTCAACTTTTCACATAATGGCGTAGGTGAGGATTTAGAGAATTTTACCGAGCTGGAAAAGTTCGCACGCAACACCTATAGTCGCGAACAAGAGGATCTGGATATACTGCTGGCCAATCTGAGAGCACGCCACGAGTTTAGAGAATTGCCCGTATTTCTGTTAGGACACAGCCGGGGCGCGGGAAGCTGCTTTGTATACGCGCTGGATCATCCCGGGGAGATATCCGGCGTCATTTCATGGAATGGCGTGACAGATTTGGATTTGTTCACTTTGCCGCAAAAGGAAGAAATGCGCACCAAGGGACGGAGCTATGTGCAAAATGCCAGAACAGGGCAGCAGCTTCCGCTGGATGTTGTCATTCTGGACGATCTGGAACAAAATCGCTCGCGTTTTGCGATCGTGGACAGGCTTGCAGACAGCCGGCTGCCAGCCATACTTATCCAGGGAACCGAAGACTCCAAACGCCTGCGCGAAGGCTCTGCCCTGCTTACCTCTGTTCGTCCCGATATTGAATGGGTACAAATTCAAGGTGGCAATCATACCTTCAATACTGTTCATCCATTCCAGGGAAGCAGTCTTCAGCTGGATCAGGCGATTACCGAAACCCGCCGCTTCATTGAATGGATCACCAAGTAA
- a CDS encoding DinB family protein, with amino-acid sequence MQTFFRYNWMVREQWYRWCEEVPQEELLKERVGGVGGILKTLFHIVDVEWSWIQTIQGKPDFQEDFSRYATLDKVRELDARFRLDVEPFVLAWHEGLERKAYEDHLPDGRIVIDAWGEVMRHTIAHQIHHIGQLSVWSRELGKPPVSANLIGKGLIEIEGRTNSL; translated from the coding sequence ATGCAGACTTTTTTTCGTTACAACTGGATGGTGCGGGAACAATGGTACCGCTGGTGTGAAGAGGTGCCGCAGGAGGAACTGCTGAAAGAACGGGTTGGCGGTGTCGGCGGTATTTTGAAGACGCTCTTTCATATCGTCGATGTGGAGTGGAGCTGGATTCAAACGATTCAGGGCAAGCCTGATTTTCAGGAGGACTTCTCTCGCTATGCTACGCTGGATAAAGTCCGTGAGCTGGATGCGAGGTTTCGACTTGATGTCGAGCCGTTCGTGCTCGCCTGGCATGAAGGGCTGGAACGAAAAGCGTATGAAGATCACCTCCCGGACGGCAGGATTGTGATCGATGCCTGGGGTGAGGTGATGCGCCATACCATCGCCCACCAAATTCATCATATCGGACAGTTGTCCGTATGGTCCCGTGAGCTCGGGAAGCCTCCGGTTTCGGCCAATCTGATCGGCAAAGGGCTGATTGAGATCGAGGGTCGTACCAATTCGCTTTAA
- a CDS encoding AAA family ATPase — MLRKVIIYNLWSFKEETVIDIAATGYKVLSESNVYNDSLKGLLFVGANASGKTNAIRALRLLLELLFAEKKINLALQKCLFSELNSFRLTYEFQISEDIITYFIEYNVSKKVCIERLIINNHTVLNRVGSSGESEITENNVYTDIQEESLLLREIYFNTKFRNHNTLKKWFDFLMHSIYLDGYKEYLFSPGNYSLNLEDYLEKKGEIEINRFFEQFNFNQRIEYSNSSNGNITRIESSLEKSIFFKREGVGEPIPFPLESLGNQKLLRLLPAFFHVVKHGGMLIVDEFSSGLHNFLEELLVRYFMENSLNAQLFLVSHSTNLLSNSLLRPDQIYAVDFTGLQGSTIKRFSSEQPRVAQNLEKMYTSGVFGGVPHYRDENNNIK; from the coding sequence ATGCTGAGGAAAGTGATCATATATAATTTGTGGTCTTTCAAAGAAGAGACGGTTATAGACATTGCAGCAACAGGTTATAAAGTGTTGTCAGAATCCAACGTATACAATGATAGTCTCAAGGGACTTCTATTTGTAGGTGCTAATGCATCTGGGAAAACAAATGCAATTCGTGCTTTAAGATTACTATTAGAGTTATTGTTTGCAGAGAAAAAAATAAATTTAGCCTTACAAAAATGTTTATTTTCAGAATTGAATTCTTTTCGTTTAACCTATGAATTTCAAATTTCAGAAGACATAATTACGTATTTTATTGAGTACAATGTGTCGAAAAAAGTATGCATAGAAAGATTGATTATCAATAATCATACAGTTCTAAACAGGGTTGGAAGTAGCGGCGAATCGGAAATTACAGAAAATAATGTATATACTGATATTCAAGAAGAATCACTACTTTTAAGGGAAATATATTTTAATACCAAGTTCAGGAACCATAATACACTTAAAAAATGGTTTGACTTTTTGATGCATTCTATATATTTGGACGGATACAAGGAGTATTTATTTTCTCCAGGAAACTATTCTCTTAATTTAGAGGATTATTTAGAAAAAAAAGGAGAAATAGAAATAAACCGTTTTTTTGAGCAATTCAACTTTAATCAAAGGATTGAATATTCAAATTCAAGCAATGGGAACATTACCAGAATCGAATCGTCTCTTGAGAAAAGTATCTTTTTTAAACGCGAAGGAGTGGGGGAACCAATTCCCTTTCCTTTAGAATCTTTGGGAAATCAGAAGCTGTTACGATTATTACCTGCTTTTTTTCATGTTGTCAAACATGGAGGGATGCTAATTGTTGATGAATTTAGTAGTGGTCTTCATAATTTCTTGGAGGAATTACTTGTTAGATATTTTATGGAAAATTCATTGAATGCACAGCTCTTTTTAGTATCTCATTCAACCAATTTGCTTTCAAATTCTCTACTGAGACCTGACCAGATTTATGCTGTAGACTTTACTGGTTTGCAAGGAAGTACAATTAAAAGATTTTCCTCCGAACAGCCTAGAGTTGCGCAAAATTTGGAGAAAATGTACACAAGCGGAGTATTTGGGGGAGTGCCACACTATAGAGATGAGAACAATAATATTAAATAA
- a CDS encoding BrxA/BrxB family bacilliredoxin, which yields MSMSFDQYMRDSVQPMRDELTNLGFQELRTSEEVEAKLPNAKGTTLIVVNSVCGCAAGQCRPGVGEALKHDITPDHLYTVFAGQDKEATAKAREFFAPYPPSSPSIALLKDGELVHFIERHQVEDRSADQIAADLTSAFDRFCR from the coding sequence ATGTCTATGTCTTTTGACCAATATATGAGAGATTCTGTTCAGCCCATGCGTGATGAGCTGACCAATCTTGGATTTCAGGAGTTGCGTACTTCGGAAGAAGTGGAGGCCAAGCTGCCTAATGCCAAGGGAACAACGCTGATTGTTGTGAACTCGGTATGCGGGTGTGCTGCGGGTCAATGCCGTCCGGGTGTGGGCGAAGCGCTGAAGCATGATATTACACCGGATCACCTGTATACGGTTTTTGCTGGACAGGATAAGGAAGCAACGGCAAAGGCTCGCGAATTTTTCGCGCCGTATCCGCCATCTTCCCCATCCATTGCACTGCTGAAAGACGGCGAGCTGGTACACTTCATCGAGCGTCACCAGGTGGAGGACCGCTCAGCAGATCAAATCGCTGCCGATTTGACCAGTGCATTCGACCGTTTTTGCCGCTAA
- a CDS encoding helix-turn-helix transcriptional regulator codes for MEHAKTLGDFNRYSELQYGYETDLIRILYYDLPENYYEKYASYEYPKLCTILEGRKEVKINEAEHFEYDAQEIILLPPQSSVEMKIKEHTKALVFELSDQLMERLRGVVEEEFQVSESAPAHSVVRCELNEKTNLLTASMERIKQYMEQPAERKKFLIDLSAQEMAYHLLQMQVLEQNLLTNDRHPVFRAIRDIQEQLPGIRHVKDLADNYNMSHANFTNQFKKITGLTPLDYITNQKMQLAKQWLQHRNVTEVAFDLNYESVSYFIGLFKKKYGITPKQYQMSVQRQAVLS; via the coding sequence ATGGAGCATGCCAAGACTTTAGGAGACTTTAATCGTTATAGTGAGCTGCAGTATGGATATGAAACCGATCTGATCCGGATTTTATATTATGATCTTCCGGAGAACTATTACGAAAAATATGCTTCATATGAATATCCTAAGCTGTGCACCATTCTGGAGGGAAGGAAAGAGGTCAAAATTAATGAAGCAGAGCATTTTGAATACGATGCTCAAGAAATTATCCTGCTTCCTCCACAGTCCAGCGTTGAAATGAAAATCAAAGAACATACCAAGGCACTGGTGTTTGAATTAAGCGATCAGTTAATGGAACGGTTGAGAGGTGTGGTAGAGGAGGAATTTCAGGTTTCGGAAAGTGCTCCTGCTCATTCGGTGGTTCGCTGTGAGTTGAACGAAAAGACGAATTTACTTACAGCCTCCATGGAACGGATCAAGCAGTATATGGAACAACCTGCCGAAAGAAAAAAATTCCTGATTGATCTGAGCGCTCAGGAAATGGCCTATCATTTGCTACAGATGCAGGTGCTCGAACAAAATTTGCTCACGAACGACCGGCATCCAGTGTTCCGCGCGATTCGCGACATTCAGGAACAATTGCCCGGCATCAGGCATGTGAAGGATTTGGCGGATAACTACAACATGTCACATGCGAATTTTACAAATCAGTTTAAGAAAATAACAGGCTTGACTCCGCTTGATTATATTACGAATCAAAAAATGCAGCTCGCCAAGCAATGGCTCCAGCACAGAAACGTAACGGAGGTCGCCTTTGATTTGAATTATGAGAGCGTTTCCTATTTTATCGGTCTTTTTAAGAAGAAATACGGAATTACACCTAAACAATACCAGATGAGTGTGCAGCGGCAAGCCGTCCTTTCATAA
- the yiaY gene encoding L-threonine dehydrogenase: protein MTETSKFMMPNMSLMGSGALANAGTEIGKLGYTNALIVTDKPLVDIGIVKKVISMLDAQNVKSVVYSGTQPNPTVANVNEGLELLIQSKCDFIISLGGGSPHDCAKGIALLASNGGQIGDYEGVDKSTKPSFPLIAINTTAGTASEMTMFCIITDEERHIKMAIVDKHTTPLIAVNDPDLMMAMPKSLTAATGMDALTHSIEAYVSTNATPITDACAIKAIELIRDNLARAVDDGNDVEARSQMAYAEFLAGMAFNNAGLGFVHAMAHQLGGFYNLPHGVCNAILLPHVERYNAKVSAERLTDIARALGENTDGVTPEQGANLALQAIEKLAKRVNIPSGLEELGVKREDFTVLAANALKDACGVTNPVQPTQQEVIAIFEQAM, encoded by the coding sequence ATGACAGAAACTTCGAAATTCATGATGCCGAATATGAGTCTTATGGGCTCAGGCGCATTGGCGAATGCAGGTACGGAAATTGGCAAGCTGGGCTATACAAATGCATTGATCGTAACCGATAAGCCTTTAGTTGATATTGGCATTGTGAAAAAGGTAATAAGTATGCTGGATGCTCAAAACGTTAAATCCGTCGTATACAGTGGTACACAGCCGAATCCCACCGTTGCAAATGTAAACGAGGGCCTGGAGTTGTTGATTCAATCCAAATGCGATTTCATTATTTCGCTTGGAGGCGGATCACCGCATGACTGTGCCAAGGGTATCGCACTTTTGGCTTCCAATGGCGGTCAAATTGGTGATTACGAAGGCGTGGATAAATCCACGAAGCCTTCCTTCCCTCTGATTGCCATTAATACAACGGCAGGAACAGCTAGCGAAATGACGATGTTTTGTATTATTACGGATGAAGAGCGCCATATCAAAATGGCGATTGTCGACAAGCACACGACACCGCTCATTGCTGTCAACGATCCTGATCTGATGATGGCTATGCCCAAGTCATTAACTGCTGCAACAGGAATGGATGCGCTTACTCATTCTATTGAAGCTTATGTATCCACCAATGCTACACCTATTACAGATGCGTGTGCGATCAAAGCAATCGAGCTGATTCGCGACAATCTGGCCAGAGCCGTCGATGACGGTAACGACGTAGAGGCTCGCAGCCAAATGGCTTACGCTGAATTTCTGGCAGGCATGGCGTTCAATAACGCGGGATTGGGCTTTGTTCACGCGATGGCACATCAGCTTGGCGGCTTCTATAATCTGCCACATGGTGTTTGCAACGCCATTTTGCTGCCGCATGTAGAGCGCTATAACGCCAAGGTATCCGCCGAACGGCTCACCGATATCGCCCGTGCTCTTGGCGAAAATACAGACGGTGTTACACCGGAACAAGGTGCCAACCTCGCTCTGCAGGCTATCGAGAAGCTGGCTAAACGAGTCAACATCCCGTCCGGTCTGGAAGAGCTCGGTGTCAAACGCGAAGATTTCACCGTACTCGCAGCGAACGCGCTTAAAGATGCCTGCGGCGTAACCAATCCGGTTCAGCCTACGCAGCAAGAAGTCATCGCCATTTTTGAACAGGCCATGTAA
- the mutY gene encoding A/G-specific adenine glycosylase, translated as MTANTLEQKRYFSFELLNWYTRNKRDLPWRRHRNPFYIWISEIMLQQTRVDTVIPYFNRFIARFPTIEALAEAPEEDVLKLWEGLGYYSRARNLQAAAKQVVELHGGQVPDDTQAVAALKGVGPYTTGAIMSIAFNRPEPAVDGNVMRVLSRYFLIEEDIMKGSTRAHMESLVRELIPEGRASDFNQALMELGALVCTPKSPQCLTCPVMEHCSGRLAGREETLPVKTKAKPPRLEPRSVALIEGSGANAGRLLVRQRPAKGLLARMWELPHELAGPEGYNGPMPDEPAMDHLAAHLLAEGVLARPVRFVREAEHTFSHIHWNLRVFQCEEVASPAGEAGGQPLAAEQRADYGTGAKPDVLIALAELEVQTRPGLPAGYRWISEADMDTMAFPKVFLDLITEYYAKQKGTFS; from the coding sequence ATGACTGCCAATACACTGGAACAAAAACGTTATTTCAGCTTTGAGCTGTTGAACTGGTATACACGAAACAAACGGGATTTGCCGTGGCGCCGCCATCGGAATCCTTTTTATATCTGGATTTCGGAAATTATGCTGCAGCAGACGCGCGTCGATACGGTGATCCCGTATTTTAATCGCTTTATTGCACGTTTTCCGACGATTGAAGCGCTGGCGGAAGCACCCGAGGAGGATGTGCTCAAGCTGTGGGAAGGGCTGGGCTATTATTCACGGGCCCGGAATTTGCAAGCTGCGGCCAAGCAAGTGGTCGAGCTTCACGGCGGACAGGTGCCGGATGATACACAGGCCGTTGCTGCGCTGAAGGGAGTAGGTCCGTATACGACAGGTGCGATTATGAGTATCGCCTTCAATCGGCCGGAGCCTGCTGTGGATGGCAATGTGATGCGGGTGCTGTCGCGCTATTTCCTCATTGAAGAGGATATTATGAAGGGCAGCACGCGGGCGCATATGGAGAGTCTGGTGCGGGAGCTGATCCCCGAAGGGAGGGCCTCCGATTTCAACCAGGCCCTGATGGAACTGGGGGCGCTGGTGTGCACGCCGAAGTCGCCCCAGTGCCTGACCTGCCCGGTCATGGAGCATTGCTCAGGGCGACTGGCAGGTCGCGAGGAAACGCTGCCGGTGAAGACGAAGGCGAAGCCGCCGCGGCTGGAGCCGCGTTCCGTCGCCCTCATCGAGGGCAGCGGCGCGAACGCAGGCCGCCTGCTCGTCCGGCAGCGTCCGGCCAAGGGCCTGTTGGCCCGCATGTGGGAGCTGCCGCACGAGCTAGCCGGGCCGGAGGGCTACAACGGCCCGATGCCGGATGAGCCCGCCATGGACCATTTGGCGGCTCATTTGCTGGCAGAGGGCGTGCTAGCGCGCCCGGTGCGGTTTGTACGTGAGGCGGAGCACACGTTCAGCCACATCCACTGGAACCTGCGTGTGTTCCAGTGTGAAGAGGTCGCCAGCCCTGCCGGGGAGGCGGGCGGACAACCGCTGGCTGCCGAGCAGCGGGCAGACTACGGCACCGGAGCAAAGCCGGATGTGTTGATTGCGCTGGCAGAGCTGGAGGTGCAGACCCGTCCAGGGCTGCCAGCGGGATACCGCTGGATCAGCGAGGCGGATATGGACACCATGGCGTTTCCCAAGGTGTTCCTCGATCTGATCACCGAATATTATGCAAAGCAAAAAGGGACCTTTTCATAA
- the acpS gene encoding holo-ACP synthase codes for MIYGIGHDVLEISRMADILAGKYADAFLNRVLTPAERELAVERKGRLAEFVAGRFAAKEAITKAFGCGIGQMIGFGDMDILPEPGGKPTVYLSSSAWDRLGLPGNGDSDYSIHLSITHQPNIASAFVIVEYKET; via the coding sequence ATGATCTACGGAATTGGACATGATGTGCTGGAAATAAGCCGTATGGCTGACATTTTGGCAGGTAAATATGCAGATGCGTTTTTGAATCGGGTGTTGACTCCGGCTGAACGCGAGCTTGCTGTGGAACGCAAGGGCAGGCTAGCGGAGTTCGTAGCAGGGCGTTTTGCGGCAAAGGAAGCGATCACGAAAGCCTTCGGTTGCGGAATCGGGCAGATGATCGGGTTCGGTGATATGGATATTTTACCGGAGCCGGGGGGGAAGCCGACCGTTTATTTGTCTTCGTCTGCGTGGGATAGACTGGGATTGCCGGGCAACGGAGACTCGGATTACAGTATTCACCTGAGTATTACACACCAGCCCAACATTGCCTCTGCTTTTGTAATTGTTGAATATAAGGAGACGTGA